A portion of the Sabethes cyaneus chromosome 3, idSabCyanKW18_F2, whole genome shotgun sequence genome contains these proteins:
- the LOC128741350 gene encoding proton-coupled amino acid transporter-like protein CG1139: MTVDKGHSNTAFVGDDEVNSKKSVHGKNITSNSYVLEIQEKKPGLETDYNPYEHRHVEHPTTNNETLIHLLKGSLGTGILAMPNAFHHAGWLVGGVGTLLIGILCTYCIHLLIKAEYELCRRKRVPSLNYPAVTQTALLEGPNALKPLANIIVHIINVFLLIYQLGTCCVYVVFVSSNIKAIADYYTESDTDVRLYMLIILLPLILINWVRNLKFLAPFSTLANGITLVSFAIILYYIFREPISFEGREAVGKVAEFPLFFGTVLFALEAIGVILPLENEMKTPKKFGGNFGVLNKAMVLIVFLYIGMGFFGYLNYGPDSKGSITLNLPEQEILAQCVKGMLAFAIYITHGLACYVAIDITWNDYLKKQYGDSPRSVFYEYVVRTVLVLITFLLAVAIPNLELFISLFGALCLSALGIAFPALIQTCTYWHERHGLQKAWMILKNTVIGVIAIFGLVVGTSTSLKEIIHTFSDHD; this comes from the exons ATTACCAGCAACAGCTATGTGTTGGAAATCCAGGAAAAGAAACCGGGCCTTGAAACGGACTACAATCCGTACGAACATCGGCATGTCGAGCATCCTACAACGAACAACGAAACGCTGATTCACCTGCTCAAGGGTTCACTGGGGACAGGAATTCTTGCGATGCCGAATGCTTTTCACCATGCGGGTTGGCTGGTCGGAGGCGTCGGAACGCTGCTGATCGGCATCCTCTGCACATACTGTATTCATCTGTTAATCAAGGCCGAGTACGAACTGTGCCGGCGGAAACGAGTTCCTAGTCTCAACTATCCTGCCGTGACGCAAACTGCACTCCTGGAAGGACCGAATGCGTTGAAGCCGTTGGCGAATATTATAGT GCATATTATTAACGTATTTCTGCTGATCTACCAGCTGGGCACGTGCTGTGTCTATGTGGTATTCGTGTCATCCAATATTAAAGCCATCGCCGATTATTACACCGAAAGCGACACCGACGTACGGCTGTACATGCTGATCATCCTGTTGCCCTTGATCTTGATCAACTGG GTTCGCAATCTGAAATTTTTGGCACCCTTTTCAACGCTCGCAAACGGAATCACGCTGGTTTCCTTCGCCATCATCCTGTACTACATCTTCCGCGAGCCGATTTCATTCGAGGGTCGCGAAGCCGTCGGCAAAGTGGCGGAATTCCCGCTCTTCTTCGGAACGGTTCTCTTTGCCCTGGAAGCGATCGGCGTA attctaccgttggaaaatgaaatgaaaacaccAAAAAAATTCGGCGGTAATTTCGGAGTGCTCAACAAAGCTATGGTGCTGATTGTTTTCCTCTACATTGGAATGGGATTTTTCGGCTATTTAAACTACGGACCGGACTCGAAAGGATCCATTACACTCAACCTTCCGGAACAAGAAAT TTTGGCTCAGTGTGTGAAGGGTATGTTGGCATTTGCCATCTACATCACCCACGGACTGGCTTGTTACGTGGCCATTGATATCACGTggaatgattatttgaaaaagcAATACGGAGATTCGCCTCGCAGTGTCTTCTACGAATACGTTGTTCGCACCGTTTTGGTTTTAATCACAT TCCTCTTGGCAGTTGCAATTCCCAACCTCGAGTTGTTTATCTCCCTTTTCGGAGCTCTCTGCCTATCGGCGTTGGGAATAGCTTTTCCGGCTCTCATCCAGACTTGCACGTACTGGCACGAAAGGCACGGATTACAGAAAGCCTGGATGATTTTGAAGAACACCGTAATTGGTGTTATTGCCATCTTCGGTTTGGTCGTAGGAACAAGCACCAGTCTGAAGGAAATCATTCACACCTTCAGTGATCATGACTAA